One segment of Papaver somniferum cultivar HN1 unplaced genomic scaffold, ASM357369v1 unplaced-scaffold_81, whole genome shotgun sequence DNA contains the following:
- the LOC113345387 gene encoding probable linoleate 9S-lipoxygenase 5 isoform X1 gives MMLQKFKDLLCICKHKKQKWIGSNNNSSVNNDDGKMMVMRKKKMKIKGSVILMKKNVLDFSDFHASLLDRVQELLGHGVSFQLITIPSSSSKSSSSSSSSLVFAENKGKPGKAAYLEEWVTTATPLAAGESMFKVTFDWEDDETQGIPGAFIFKNFHHSQFYLKSLTLEDVPVVGRIHFVCNSWVYPTHRYKYDRVFFANQTYLPHNTPEPLRKYRQDELINLREYGTGELKEWDRVYDYAFYNDLGDPDKGPKYARPVLGGSTEYPYPRRGKTGRAPTKTDPSTESRLPLIISLDIYVPRDERFGHLKMSDFLAYALKSLVQVLVPEIKALCDSTPNEFDTFQDIFNLYEGGIQLPTGPLSKIKDAIPFEMLKELIRTDGENLLKLPLPQVIKEDKFAWRTDEEFGREMLAGVNPVDIRLLQEFPPTSKLDPKLYGNQTSSITRGHIEKYLNGLTVDEAISKNKLFILNHHDTLMPYLNRINTTSTKMYASRTLLFLKDDGTLKPLAIELSLPHSQGEQHGAVSKIFTPAEEGVEGSIWQLAKAYAAVNDSGVHQLISHWLNTHAAIEPFVIATNRQLSVLHPIHKLLHPHFRDTMNINALARQILINAGGVLENTVFPAKFSMEMSSAVYKNWVFTDHALPKDLMKRGIAVPDTNSPHGLRLLIEDYPYAVDGLEIWSAIEKWVHDYCTYYYPNDGLIQGDTELQAWWSEIRNVGHGDKKNEPWWPKMQTLSDLTQSCTIIIWVASALHAAVNFGQYQYAGFLPNRPTISRRFMPEPGTPEYAELERNPDLAFLKTITSQLQTLLGISLIEILSRHSSDEVYLGQRDTPEWTSDKAPLEAFKQFGDKLIEIENRIIEMNENKMWRNRYGPVKVPYTLLYPSTSDYSRVGGLTGRGIPNSVSL, from the exons ATGATGTTGCAGAAATTTAAGGATCTCTTGTGTATTTGTAAACATAAGAAACAGAAATGGATTGGGAGTAATAACAATAGCTCTGTTAATAATGATGATGGGAAGATGATggtgatgaggaagaagaaaatgaagattaagGGGTCTGtgatattgatgaagaagaatgtATTGGATTTCAGTGATTTCCATGCTTCTTTGCTTGACAGAGTTCAAGAGTTATTGGGTCATGGCGTCTCTTTTCAACTCATCACTATTCCTTCTtcctcttctaaatcatcatcatcatcatcatcatcactag TGTTTGCAGAGAACAAGGGGAAACCTGGTAAAGCCGCATACTTAGAAGAGTGGGTTACGACAGCTACACCGTTAGCAGCTGGTGAGTCCATGTTCAAGGTTACATTTGATTGGGAGGACGACGAAACTCAGGGGATTCCAGGAGCTTTCATTtttaagaattttcatcacagtcAGTTCTACCTCAAAAGTCTTACCCTTGAAGATGTTCCAGTTGTCGGTCGTATCCATTTTGTTTGCAATTCTTGGGTTTACCCTACCCATAGATACAAGTATGACCGTGTTTTCTTCGCAAACCAG ACATACCTTCCGCACAATACGCCAGAGCCATTACGTAAGTACAGACAAGATGAGTTgataaatcttagagaatatggAACAGGGGAGCTCAAGGAATGGGACAGAGTTTATGACTACGCATTTTACAATGACTTGGGTGATCCTGACAAGGGTCCAAAATATGCACGTCCTGTTCTAGGAGGATCCACTGAGTACCCTTACCCTCGAAGAGGAAAAACTGGTCGAGCACCTACAAAAAcag ATCCCAGCACAGAGAGCAGATTACCATTAATCATCAGTCTAGACATTTATGTTCCTCGAGACGAACGATTCGGTCACTTGAAGATGTCAGATTTCCTTGCTTATGCACTGAAATCATTAGTTCAGGTTTTGGTACCCGAGATCAAAGCTTTGTGTGACAGCACTCCAAACGAATTTGATACATTTCAAGACATATTTAACCTCTACGAGGGAGGAATTCAACTACCCACAGGCCCACTAAGCAAAATAAAGGATGCCATTCCTTTTGAGATGCTTAAAGAACTCATTCGTACAGACGGCGAAAACTTACTCAAATTACCATTACCTCAAGTAATCAAAG AGGATAAGTTCGCTTGGAGAACAGATGAAGAATTTGGCCGAGAAATGCTGGCTGGAGTAAACCCTGTTGACATTCGTCTTTTACAG GAGTTTCCACCAACTAGCAAGCTGGATCCCAAACTATACGGTAATCAGACCAGTTCAATAACCAGAGGACACATTGAGAAATATCTAAATGGATTAACTGTAGATGAG GCTATCAGCAAAAACAAGCTATTTATATTGAATCATCATGACACATTGATGCCATACCTGAACCGGATAAATACAACTTCGACCAAAATGTATGCCTCGAGAACACTCCTCTTCCTGAAAGATGATGGAACTCTAAAGCCTTTAGCAATTGAGCTGAGCTTACCACACTCACAAGGAGAACAACATGGTGCTGTTAGTAAAATCTTCACACCAGCAGAAGAAGGTGTTGAGGGTTCAATCTGGCAACTGGCAAAAGCTTATGCAGCTGTGAATGACTCTGGTGTTCATCAACTCATCAGCCACTG GTTAAACACACACGCAGCGATCGAGCCATTCGTTATTGCAACAAACAGGCAATTGAGCGTGCTTCACCCAATTCACAAACTCCTACATCCTCATTTCCGAGACACGATGAATATAAATGCCCTGGCCAGACAGATTCTCATCAATGCTGGTGGTGTTCTCGAGAACACAGTCTTTCCTGCAAAATTCTCCATGGAAATGTCTTCTGCAGTTTACAAAAATTGGGTTTTCACAGATCATGCACTCCCGAAGGATCTAATGAAGAG AGGGATTGCAGTTCCAGACACAAACTCACCTCATGGACTGCGCCTACTGATCGAAGACTATCCGTATGCTGTTGACGGACTTGAAATTTGGTCAGCAATCGAGAAATGGGTCCATGACTATTGCACTTACTACTATCCCAATGATGGCTTGATCCAAGGTGATACGGAGCTCCAAGCATGGTGGTCAGAGATCCGCAACGTAGGTCATGGGGACAAAAAAAATGAACCGTGGTGGCCCAAAATGCAAACTTTATCAGACCTAACTCAATCATGCACCATCATCATATGGGTCGCTTCAGCTCTTCATGCAGCTGTTAATTTTGGTCAGTATCAATATGCGGGATTCCTCCCAAACCGCCCAACCATAAGCCGTCGCTTCATGCCAGAGCCTGGCACTCCCGAGTATGCTGAGCTTGAGAGAAACCCTGACTTGGCATTTCTGAAAACAATCACGAGTCAGCTTCAAACCTTACTTGGCATATCCCTGATAGAGATCTTGTCTAGGCATTCTTCAGATGAGGTTTATCTAGGGCAGAGAGACACTCCTGAATGGACATCAGATAAAGCACCACTTGAGGCGTTTAAGCAGTTTGGAGATAAGCTGATTGAAATCGAAAACAGAATAATAGAGATGAACGAAAATAAGATGTGGCGAAATAGGTACGGGCCTGTTAAGGTGCCATATACCTTACTTTATCCAAGTACTTCTGATTATAGCAGAGTTGGTGGACTCACTGGCCGGGGAATTCCCAATAGTGTATCTCTCTAA
- the LOC113345387 gene encoding probable linoleate 9S-lipoxygenase 5 isoform X2: MMLQKFKDLLCICKHKKQKWIGSNNNSSVNNDDGKMMVMRKKKMKIKGSVILMKKNVLDFSDFHASLLDRVQELLGHGVSFQLITIPSSSSKSSSSSSSSLENKGKPGKAAYLEEWVTTATPLAAGESMFKVTFDWEDDETQGIPGAFIFKNFHHSQFYLKSLTLEDVPVVGRIHFVCNSWVYPTHRYKYDRVFFANQTYLPHNTPEPLRKYRQDELINLREYGTGELKEWDRVYDYAFYNDLGDPDKGPKYARPVLGGSTEYPYPRRGKTGRAPTKTDPSTESRLPLIISLDIYVPRDERFGHLKMSDFLAYALKSLVQVLVPEIKALCDSTPNEFDTFQDIFNLYEGGIQLPTGPLSKIKDAIPFEMLKELIRTDGENLLKLPLPQVIKEDKFAWRTDEEFGREMLAGVNPVDIRLLQEFPPTSKLDPKLYGNQTSSITRGHIEKYLNGLTVDEAISKNKLFILNHHDTLMPYLNRINTTSTKMYASRTLLFLKDDGTLKPLAIELSLPHSQGEQHGAVSKIFTPAEEGVEGSIWQLAKAYAAVNDSGVHQLISHWLNTHAAIEPFVIATNRQLSVLHPIHKLLHPHFRDTMNINALARQILINAGGVLENTVFPAKFSMEMSSAVYKNWVFTDHALPKDLMKRGIAVPDTNSPHGLRLLIEDYPYAVDGLEIWSAIEKWVHDYCTYYYPNDGLIQGDTELQAWWSEIRNVGHGDKKNEPWWPKMQTLSDLTQSCTIIIWVASALHAAVNFGQYQYAGFLPNRPTISRRFMPEPGTPEYAELERNPDLAFLKTITSQLQTLLGISLIEILSRHSSDEVYLGQRDTPEWTSDKAPLEAFKQFGDKLIEIENRIIEMNENKMWRNRYGPVKVPYTLLYPSTSDYSRVGGLTGRGIPNSVSL, encoded by the exons ATGATGTTGCAGAAATTTAAGGATCTCTTGTGTATTTGTAAACATAAGAAACAGAAATGGATTGGGAGTAATAACAATAGCTCTGTTAATAATGATGATGGGAAGATGATggtgatgaggaagaagaaaatgaagattaagGGGTCTGtgatattgatgaagaagaatgtATTGGATTTCAGTGATTTCCATGCTTCTTTGCTTGACAGAGTTCAAGAGTTATTGGGTCATGGCGTCTCTTTTCAACTCATCACTATTCCTTCTtcctcttctaaatcatcatcatcatcatcatcatcactag AGAACAAGGGGAAACCTGGTAAAGCCGCATACTTAGAAGAGTGGGTTACGACAGCTACACCGTTAGCAGCTGGTGAGTCCATGTTCAAGGTTACATTTGATTGGGAGGACGACGAAACTCAGGGGATTCCAGGAGCTTTCATTtttaagaattttcatcacagtcAGTTCTACCTCAAAAGTCTTACCCTTGAAGATGTTCCAGTTGTCGGTCGTATCCATTTTGTTTGCAATTCTTGGGTTTACCCTACCCATAGATACAAGTATGACCGTGTTTTCTTCGCAAACCAG ACATACCTTCCGCACAATACGCCAGAGCCATTACGTAAGTACAGACAAGATGAGTTgataaatcttagagaatatggAACAGGGGAGCTCAAGGAATGGGACAGAGTTTATGACTACGCATTTTACAATGACTTGGGTGATCCTGACAAGGGTCCAAAATATGCACGTCCTGTTCTAGGAGGATCCACTGAGTACCCTTACCCTCGAAGAGGAAAAACTGGTCGAGCACCTACAAAAAcag ATCCCAGCACAGAGAGCAGATTACCATTAATCATCAGTCTAGACATTTATGTTCCTCGAGACGAACGATTCGGTCACTTGAAGATGTCAGATTTCCTTGCTTATGCACTGAAATCATTAGTTCAGGTTTTGGTACCCGAGATCAAAGCTTTGTGTGACAGCACTCCAAACGAATTTGATACATTTCAAGACATATTTAACCTCTACGAGGGAGGAATTCAACTACCCACAGGCCCACTAAGCAAAATAAAGGATGCCATTCCTTTTGAGATGCTTAAAGAACTCATTCGTACAGACGGCGAAAACTTACTCAAATTACCATTACCTCAAGTAATCAAAG AGGATAAGTTCGCTTGGAGAACAGATGAAGAATTTGGCCGAGAAATGCTGGCTGGAGTAAACCCTGTTGACATTCGTCTTTTACAG GAGTTTCCACCAACTAGCAAGCTGGATCCCAAACTATACGGTAATCAGACCAGTTCAATAACCAGAGGACACATTGAGAAATATCTAAATGGATTAACTGTAGATGAG GCTATCAGCAAAAACAAGCTATTTATATTGAATCATCATGACACATTGATGCCATACCTGAACCGGATAAATACAACTTCGACCAAAATGTATGCCTCGAGAACACTCCTCTTCCTGAAAGATGATGGAACTCTAAAGCCTTTAGCAATTGAGCTGAGCTTACCACACTCACAAGGAGAACAACATGGTGCTGTTAGTAAAATCTTCACACCAGCAGAAGAAGGTGTTGAGGGTTCAATCTGGCAACTGGCAAAAGCTTATGCAGCTGTGAATGACTCTGGTGTTCATCAACTCATCAGCCACTG GTTAAACACACACGCAGCGATCGAGCCATTCGTTATTGCAACAAACAGGCAATTGAGCGTGCTTCACCCAATTCACAAACTCCTACATCCTCATTTCCGAGACACGATGAATATAAATGCCCTGGCCAGACAGATTCTCATCAATGCTGGTGGTGTTCTCGAGAACACAGTCTTTCCTGCAAAATTCTCCATGGAAATGTCTTCTGCAGTTTACAAAAATTGGGTTTTCACAGATCATGCACTCCCGAAGGATCTAATGAAGAG AGGGATTGCAGTTCCAGACACAAACTCACCTCATGGACTGCGCCTACTGATCGAAGACTATCCGTATGCTGTTGACGGACTTGAAATTTGGTCAGCAATCGAGAAATGGGTCCATGACTATTGCACTTACTACTATCCCAATGATGGCTTGATCCAAGGTGATACGGAGCTCCAAGCATGGTGGTCAGAGATCCGCAACGTAGGTCATGGGGACAAAAAAAATGAACCGTGGTGGCCCAAAATGCAAACTTTATCAGACCTAACTCAATCATGCACCATCATCATATGGGTCGCTTCAGCTCTTCATGCAGCTGTTAATTTTGGTCAGTATCAATATGCGGGATTCCTCCCAAACCGCCCAACCATAAGCCGTCGCTTCATGCCAGAGCCTGGCACTCCCGAGTATGCTGAGCTTGAGAGAAACCCTGACTTGGCATTTCTGAAAACAATCACGAGTCAGCTTCAAACCTTACTTGGCATATCCCTGATAGAGATCTTGTCTAGGCATTCTTCAGATGAGGTTTATCTAGGGCAGAGAGACACTCCTGAATGGACATCAGATAAAGCACCACTTGAGGCGTTTAAGCAGTTTGGAGATAAGCTGATTGAAATCGAAAACAGAATAATAGAGATGAACGAAAATAAGATGTGGCGAAATAGGTACGGGCCTGTTAAGGTGCCATATACCTTACTTTATCCAAGTACTTCTGATTATAGCAGAGTTGGTGGACTCACTGGCCGGGGAATTCCCAATAGTGTATCTCTCTAA
- the LOC113345497 gene encoding uncharacterized protein LOC113345497 has protein sequence MVVLRSARKREIPSTEVFGWHVPKDLNAKPKKKRKYTFKQVCDLVMPYAADAMRFYNNESGEKYELVEPGAMTSVVRRADLLHHVDFTAKKTDVADAPEEMFFAESTTTNGVRCVKFCKCMGPIDSISGDKNNGCCYCTWNNVQHPKGGGFSRGGRGGFRDDSGSSSSSNTKSLPLTDASKLSLDGSKHSTDVSDWPNKQVPDVARQYAADAINFYNTISHKKYELVEPGSITFVPLEACILHHVGFTAKKTDVADAPEKMFFAELTTIDGVRAINLCQCMGRRDSISGDKNNGCCYCTLENIQHPEGGGFSRGGQGLFLDD, from the exons ATGGTGGTTCTGCGTTCAGCTAGGAAAAGAGAGATTCCTTCGACGGAGGTGTTTGGCTG GCATGTTCCAAAGGACCTCAATGCGAAACCCAAAAAGAAGCGCAAGTACACATTTAAACAAGTTTGTGATCTGGTGATGCCATATGCAGCTGATGCCATGAGGTTCTATAACAACGAATCA GGTGAAAAATATGAATTGGTGGAGCCTGGTGCCATGACATCCGTGGTTCGCAGGGCGGACCTTCTTCACCATGTTGACTTCACGGCTAAGAAGACTGATGTTGCTGATGCTCCAGAAGAGATGTTTTTTGCAGAATCGACAACTACCAACGGGGTTCGTTGCGTCAAGTTTTGCAAATGCATGGGGCCAATAGACTCAATTTCAG GAGATAAAAACAATGGCTGCTGTTATTGCACGTGGAACAATGTTCAGCATCCTAAGGGTGGAGGATTCTCGCGTGGCGGTCGTGGAGGATTCCGTGATGACAGCGgtagttcttcttcatctaacACCAAAAGTTTGCCTTTGACGGATGCGTCTAAACTTTCACTTGATGGCTCCAAGCATTCGACGGATGTGTCCGACTG GCCTAATAAACAAGTTCCTGATGTAGCAAGGCAATATGCAGCTGATGCCATTAATTTCTATAACACAATATCA CATAAGAAATATGAGCTGGTGGAGCCTGGTTCCATTACATTTGTGCCTCTTGAGGCATGCATTCTTCACCATGTCGGCTTCACGGCTAAGAAGACTGATGTCGCTGATGCTCCAGAGAAGATGTTTTTTGCCGAATTGACAACTATCGATGGGGTTCGTGCCATCAACCTTTGCCAATGCATGGGGCGAAGAGACTCCATTTCAG GAGATAAAAACAATGGCTGCTGTTATTGCACGCTTGAAAATATTCAGCATCCTGAAGGTGGAGGATTCTCACGCGGCGGTCAGGGATTATTCCTTGATGATTGA